ACATTTCATATTCACGCAAAAACCCATAATCGGTGTCTTTGTGACGATTTCGATAGGCTGTGCACAAGTCTACCTTGTGTATTGGACCAATATCTGATGCTTTACCATTACCAGAACCAATAAAGTGTCTATGATTCGGTGTGCGTCCACGAAATAACGCGcgactgtaaaaaaaataaaatgtatataaaataaatatagcaaaatttaaattgctaTTTTATTCCGCTTACCTTAGTGAGTCTCGTAAGCTGATTTCCTCGCCAGGTACCGTGTTTTTTGTATTGTGATGCAAATAGCAAGTGGCGCCAATAAGCAGCAACACTATACCGATGAGTAGGGCAAGCgcttgtataaaaatatttaacaccaTTGAAAAGTTTTGATCCGATTGAAAGTTTTCGGGTACAGTACCAGGTGTCATTATTTCGAAGTAATTGCTGTATTCAGTAAGTACAATATCATCATCGCGTACTATAGAAACAGCGgataaattcacatattttttggattattggaactatgtataaaataatgactatacttatacaaaatttcgtttttaagtcaattaaaattaaaaaagtagaaTGGAACTTATCTGACTTTCAACTAGTTACCTATAACTTCTAGAAAGCCTGTGTAGTTGCTATTCATGTCAATCTCGCCATCGATTATATCATTTGACGACAGCTGGTAGCTCTGCACTGCATTTGTACGCGATTCATTTTCACTAATCATTAAATTATCAAACGAAATATCACTGTTGACGCCAGCAAGAACTTTCGGATGACGCCTACGTCTGCGACGTCgttttttatctaaaatttttgaagcagcTTCGGTGAGATTGGTGGCTTTCAATTGTTCGCGTTGTGATAGTTCCGGTGTAGTTTTCAATACAGCTGACGAAGTTATAAAAGAAAGTAATAATATAACTAATTTCTATTACcaattcaaataataatttatactcACGATCCGTGTGCTCTACAAGTGGCAATTCAGTTTTCGGTGCTGGTTCATGTGGTTGAATACGCAAAAATGGACGTCCCCTCAAACAATGGCGACAAGCTTTATCTGCTTCGGCGGCACTTATGCCCTGATGTTCAAAAAATCGTTTACCGTCACCCAAAAATATTTCGGAACGAAAATAGTCATCCGAAAACATTTCAGCCAAGTATGCACCACCTTCAGTATTATTTAGCGCATGCACCTCCTGATAGGTGGATATGTTGAGCTTCTCGGGTGTGggcaattcatttttattattgcccATACGTACTAGATACAAGCGATAGCAACAAATCGGTCCGTTGCGTTCGCTAATACGTGgcacaaacaatttaaaaacacATTTCTCATCGTTCGTCTTCACCTTTGTCCACATAATACGACTGATCGCATCAGGCACAGCGATAGGCATGATACATTGAGCGCTGGCCGGCACTCCAATTTTGCGATGGCGTGTAATGGCCGATACTGTGACTGTGTAATTTGTATTTGGATTTACGCCATTGTAGATTGTGCTGTGGTGCGGATCATCTACACGTCTTATCTTTGGACCCCATGTTTCGTTACGCAATTTTCCATCCAACTTATATGTAGCTAGGCCATCCAACTGTATGTGATATGAGACCACTTTGCCATTCGGCACTTTTGGCACATTCCAACGTACCCCAACCGAGTGACGTGTATTATTTCTGTGTTCGCAAGTAATATAGAGGTCTGTGGGTTCACTGGCAACACCATCCATTGTTGTGCCATTTACAACTTCCGACCAGGGACCGCATTGTTTGGTGATATTACTGCAGGCACGTACCTTAAATTCATATTCAGTTGCTGTTTTGAGATTATCAAACATATATGGCAGATTTCGAGAATTTTGTGAATATAGGGTATTTTCAACAATACGTGGCGTTTCACCAGCTTCGACAACAACCAACTCATAATATTGTATGTACGGCAATATTTCAGGCGGTGGTGGATCCCAACCGATGGTAATTGTTGACGGTGTACTACCGGTTGTGCCTACTTTTGGTATAAAAATGGGATCTCTTTCCAATGTTCGCACGGGTAACGGATATTGATATGGTTGACCGCTGCCAATACTGTTTTTAGCACTGATGCGTAAATTATAGCTGgtatttggttgaaatttttccaaaacataGGAATTATTACGTCCACCGATTTGAtgattataatatttaagttCGGATGAACCTTCCTCTTTATATTGTATGAAGTAGTTTTGCACTGGATCGTTACCATCATTCACAGTCCAATTTAAGTATATCTTATCCGCACCCACAACCATCACATAGTCTATGCTCACTTGTGGTTTCTCCATAACTAACACTGCCATATCCTTTTTAGTGACAATTGCACCAAACATATCGTATACTGCACAGCTGTATGTACCATTTTCCTTCTTGTAAACTTCAGTTAAACTAAGCGTGTGATTAATATGTGTGGCATTCACAAAACTTAGATTCGAGGCTTTGTCTAAAAAGTCAACAGCTGAGTTTTCATCTTTCAGCCATTTTAATTGCTTGTAAAATGTATCGTTGTGTGGAAACACTTCTATCAGACAATATAGTTCCACAGCATGACCGCTTTTCTGTTTGACCTTTTCGTCACTGCTTGCAACAATCAGCGGTTTTTGCCACACTTGCACGctaaaactagacacgctctcATTTCGTATTAGTTCGCATGTATATATGCCCGCATCTGCAAATTGTGCATCAGTTACCAATAATGTACTTTCGTAATTCCTTTTCGTTTCTTCTTCGATTTCATTGATGCTATCAATGGCAGACGGTTTGCTATAAGATGTGGTTATTCTGTAAGAGAAATATATACAATGAATGATGTTGTATAAAAGAATTATATAAGACGACATAAGGCAAGCAACAGTATCTGACTTTGAATGGGCTCTAATAgattaatgaattaattaacATTCGGTCACTtcacttaattatttaaaaaaaaacgtatgcTTTTATGTAGGTTTATATATATGctatttggaaattaatttatgcGCGTAAGTATAAGTGCCTCAAACAtgtctttatttttatgttgggatgttttataaaaatatataatttattatttacaatataGAAATTTATGATATGAAACCGTTGTTAATTGATTTAACAGAGAGCTGGATGAGGTAACAATCTTTACGGCCTAGATTTGCAATTTGACTGCAAACCGCGAAGAAGTGAGCAGGATTTACAAACTTGTTTTTTTGTCATTCTTGCAGTGGACACAAATGAGGTATAtggattaaattttcaaaaataaataaatgatttattacacaaaaaaaaagttaaatagtaTCGAATCGATCTTATTTtaccttttattattattcgcaATAACTTCTTCGTTGTGCTTCCATGTTACATTGCTTACAAATTGTAGAGTTGTGTTGCAGATTATCGTAAAATTGTGGCCAATCTCAACGGCTATCAGTTCTGAAAAGCAAAGTTGATAATTTATGGTGTAAACAAAagtctttatataaaaaaatgctcgcgaatcaaaatattattttttatatgcatatatagagTTGGTTATAAATATCTTACAAGTGTACCTTATTTTGGGTGGAAATTTATGATATAATTTAAACTGTGTGAGGTAGCTAATTTTGGTAAAATAGCTTTTATTGTGGGTGAAAGTATAGACACAATTTGTTGCAGCTATATTTACAGGTGTTTTCACTTACAAGCATCACACCTTCGTCCTTACATTTTATCACAAGTTTTACTTTCCAGAAATTGAGTCAGTTTGGTCATTTGGAAgcaaagattacaaagaaacaCAAATTTTGCCACTGtggtatttacaaatatttaacaatttcattcatttaatACGTTTCATCttccagaaaaaatatttgggtACATATGAAAGGGTTGTctgttatgtgtgtatgtagttaTTTTACGGCTATTCCCGTTTCTCATACCCTTCGAAATGACCAACTTATGGGGCGTCGTCAGTGTACACTCATACCAGAATATGCTTTTACTTTCGTCTGCCTTATCCTGTTGCTGAAGAAATTGGTAATTctttgcacaatattttttattataaatttcatttttgctgAATtactaattcaaatattttgttcttAGTTTTCTCATAtacacaacaaacaaaaatattgcctagcataacacacacaaacacaaacttATGTATACTACACCCTGTTTAATGTATTTCTGCaaaattatatgcattttatttattttacatttataactAAGGCTAAAGCTCGCATACCTTGAGATTGTACTCCTTTTATGTGTTcattcataaataaaacaatggaaatgagtatttttaaaactgaaaacaaaaagaaccGCTTCCGGCATAAACTGTATGGagaatttttcgaatttatgtGATTCATTTTTCGTATCAGTTTATGTTTTCCGTGGGCAGTGGTTACCCTTAATTGATAAAAACTAATctctattttaatataaaaaacactaTAGAAAAATATTCCAAGCGCACCATCACAActgtaaaatatttgatatacgccggatccacaaacaaaattttacttccTAATACAGCAGGCAGGGTTTTATGCTGGTATTCACAAAATTATCTATTTGTTGCATACAGTTCGTTTGGTAAAAAAGACCGGTTTGGGTATGAAACACAGAGATTCACACAAGAATGAATTATCTTGTGACGAAATAACTGGCATATCCAAGTAACGTAGAATGGTGTTTTTCCGCTTAGCATTAAAGCCGACGCGACATCCCTAAATAAAGATGAAACTTCACATCAAATTCTCGTGGTAATTctaaaatttgtacacaaaGAATGGGAGACGTTACCGCCACACTTATTTATGTAGGTATCTGCCACACAAAATCTATGGGTATGAGATAGTTTTGGCAGTGTCACTGCCGCATTTATTTAAGAACGGCAGTAAGATATTTGGAGGATGAAGTCATGTATcgaagttcacgtaagtgagaaaagttctctaagCACCTTTCACCTGGGAGTGCccagaaataattattttacatatggctcaaccAACTCTCGACTTCCCTtgttagaccaagtattctctgggtagaaAACCAATATCCGATTAAAGCCGAGCTGAAGTGACAAGGCGAACtatccctccccagggttgtgggTTGTGTCCCCTtctgatgacgaccatggcaaacacaTTAAGGATTacaatttaagggcatgcatctggaatgtccggttccttaattggaaaggtgcgCTGCTCAGCTGGTCGTTGTTCTCGTTAGAGTAAAGTCAAAGAAACGTGGTGCCTCTGAGCAGCAAAAAAACGCACGTTCACAAACACAAGCAAGATTCGACGACCAGATGCTGTAATCACAACCCACATGTGAGCGAATTTCTACTCGGCTACACTctacactcctgctctctgaaagcACTCATCAGCAAATTGGTTTAAGGGAACTGTAGGACAGCATATCAAGTTCCTTACGTACttctgcaaacgaaaccatcgATTTTCGGAGAATTCAAAATAACAACGATGAGAAGTCCCTGTAGCAATGGAGAGAAAACCGACTCCCTGcccgcaacgttacaatcgaccacaacacgtacgGGATGGGAAGGATATCGAGAGTTGAATGGGGAAGCGAGTCGTATTTGTATTCAACGTATCAGAAATTAACCCTGcatcaaatcttggaaaatacccgagAAAAGTGGATCGacatacaccacctcttcgtcgatttcaaggctgcttttgacagcacggaAAGGATCTACATTTATGccgcaataccaaaagctccgtcaggatcagacCTCtcagagccgttcgataccaaacgaggtttcaaagaACGCGtttctctatcgtgcgacttatTCAACcaactgctggagaaaataattcgagctgcacgGTTGAATCGAGAAGGCCCAATCTTTTAAAAGCTTGTACAGCTGCCGGCgaacgccgatgatattgatatcatactGGAATAAGGAAGCGATGCACATGAGTCTGATAGTGAATGccggcaagacgaaatatctcctgtcataaaacaaacagtcgtcgcactcgcgactcggcggtttaacgtgggtacctgctgacgacagcttAACCCCATGGCGCTCAAAagcaaatcaatgcgttgatcaccGCCCTGAGAATGTTAAGCATTTTTAGTACCAATTGGatgtgtggaatggacacactaacacCTTGGTCGAGTTcaaggcccatctaaaacctctgccgtgttTTGGGTCCGACACCCGGTTACAATGCAACTTCActttcaactgacaaagtcagttcttcccacatttgggttttaaccacaaccaccacgatattTCCCGAGGGGCAAGTctgcatgagcaggttggagtaaACTCTAAGTGCTCCAGctcccgtggtaccagaattaagtctctgGTCAGACTTCGTAGTCGAAGCAagtaccagttgagcttccatggactggtggccaggggttGAACGCCATACACACATCATATACACACACCGCTTATACAAAATCTAACCCTGTATCCCAtctaaccgccttcgccgcttaaacaaCACACGGGCAAACGACCCTAACTgctcggtattccgactagtggagatcacaccactaacatctaatcttccatcagtccagctaatcctaATGTCCGAGAACATCGGGCATTCTGCTATTAAATGCGCCCAATCTTCTACacccgccccacaaaaacaacCCGACCAATCAGATAGGTGCCTATCACACAAAAATGCAGGCCCCGTAAGCAGAAATCTGAAGATTTTGTCTGgttctgggttatcctcaacgaacccaacgtcccgaatgtacccATAaatcactcggccgttaggactattgtcccaacgcagcaatgacacactcaagacgcacgctgtatgacaatcaggtcaagagggagtacacctaacaaaacctgcataGCATCCGTTGAGACAGTgcaacatacagacaaacaagcaagcatcatacagCAATTGcgaggagtttttgagaccccaacACAGTCGTGGCTGCTTCCCACCACACATCGGCTCCATACAAGGCACaagccacaaacaagccacgatatatggtgcagaCAGCACAACGTGCGAGACCCCAATCACTCCTCAAAATgcgtcgtattttgcctacggttgccaGCAGCAGTTCCTTCACATTCTGCCGTTaagcagcattgccaccgttttCTTTCTGGTAATCAAACACCCCCTGTAAGTCAATAAATATGTCGTTGGCTATGACATTCTGCCTACCGACATTCTAAGCGTGTATTAGATACCGGTTCCCTAACCGAGAGTCCATATTGGTTCAAGTCGATACTAATGGTAtgccatcgccgcaatggactctcataaggAGAGGGAGGGAATTGTGGAGTAACCATAATTTGACTCGAATTATGATCACTCAATCCCTCCTTTAACCTCCCATCTAACGCTGAAAGCCCTACTTACTGCCTGattcataagcgtcacgtcaatgtcgctcacacccccaggcccatcgaacgtataccaCTCGATCGGCTCATTCACAATGTGGAGGCCattagccaccacccattcgcttaatgtctcgcctcgactgtggctttggtatccagGCGAATGCCGAAATGCTTTTCTAAACCACATCGAGGTCGAAGCATTCGCATCCAGCCCTACgataaatgggctactactcgcaagtagtagtagcttatccatgtagcccagttaaggctctaggggctcgctatatttacagtataaactagcgacaatcatcATACCGAACTCCTTCTATCGCGATACATACACCCAGTTATGCAGAACCTACAACTACGCAATTGTAGTTAGGTTCATTCAAAACTATTGCGTATTGAGGTCCGTAAAGACCTTAAAACccccaggaagaccccgaacGACACCGTTGATGGCGTAGGGCTCCTGAAGT
This genomic stretch from Bactrocera dorsalis isolate Fly_Bdor chromosome 5, ASM2337382v1, whole genome shotgun sequence harbors:
- the LOC105230003 gene encoding tyrosine-protein phosphatase 69D, with protein sequence MNHINSKNSPYSLCRKRFFLFSVLKILISIVLFMNEHIKGVQSQELIAVEIGHNFTIICNTTLQFVSNVTWKHNEEVIANNNKRITTSYSKPSAIDSINEIEEETKRNYESTLLVTDAQFADAGIYTCELIRNESVSSFSVQVWQKPLIVASSDEKVKQKSGHAVELYCLIEVFPHNDTFYKQLKWLKDENSAVDFLDKASNLSFVNATHINHTLSLTEVYKKENGTYSCAVYDMFGAIVTKKDMAVLVMEKPQVSIDYVMVVGADKIYLNWTVNDGNDPVQNYFIQYKEEGSSELKYYNHQIGGRNNSYVLEKFQPNTSYNLRISAKNSIGSGQPYQYPLPVRTLERDPIFIPKVGTTGSTPSTITIGWDPPPPEILPYIQYYELVVVEAGETPRIVENTLYSQNSRNLPYMFDNLKTATEYEFKVRACSNITKQCGPWSEVVNGTTMDGVASEPTDLYITCEHRNNTRHSVGVRWNVPKVPNGKVVSYHIQLDGLATYKLDGKLRNETWGPKIRRVDDPHHSTIYNGVNPNTNYTVTVSAITRHRKIGVPASAQCIMPIAVPDAISRIMWTKVKTNDEKCVFKLFVPRISERNGPICCYRLYLVRMGNNKNELPTPEKLNISTYQEVHALNNTEGGAYLAEMFSDDYFRSEIFLGDGKRFFEHQGISAAEADKACRHCLRGRPFLRIQPHEPAPKTELPLVEHTDPVLKTTPELSQREQLKATNLTEAASKILDKKRRRRRRRHPKVLAGVNSDISFDNLMISENESRTNAVQSYQLSSNDIIDGEIDMNSNYTGFLEVIVRDDDIVLTEYSNYFEIMTPGTVPENFQSDQNFSMVLNIFIQALALLIGIVLLLIGATCYLHHNTKNTVPGEEISLRDSLSRALFRGRTPNHRHFIGSGNGKASDIGPIHKVDLCTAYRNRHKDTDYGFLREYEMLPNRFSDRTTKNSDIKENASKNRYPDIKAYDQTRVKLSQINGIQGSDYINANFVIGYRERKKFICAQGPMESTVNDFWRMIWEQHLEIIVMLTNLEEYNKSKCAKYWPEKISDAKQFGEITVKFVAERKMGDYLVRNLDVTRRNAAGNDDDEERRQITQYHYLVWKDFMAPEHPHGIIKFVRQINAVYSVQRGPILVHCSAGVGRTGTLVALDSLIQQLEEEDQVSIFNTVCDLRHQRNFLVQSLKQYIFLYRSLLDIAQFGNTELSAISLSSQIDSLKQKLNDGKDKSRLEIEFEKLLAITDETAKSSEVGSNKENMPKNRSEAVIPYDRNRVILTPIPMKENSTYINASFVEGYDNSEAFIITQDPLENTIGDFWRMISEQSITTLVMISEIGDSPRKCPRYWADDEIQYDHILVKYMQSESCPYYTRREFNVTNCKIDDTIKVTQFQYNGWPTVDGEVPEVCRGIIELVDQALNHHNRDKSMDCKSPLTVHCSLGTDRSSIFVTMCILVQQLRTEKGIDICSTARKIRSQRPRLLNSFAQYEFLHRAIANYADLHKLSTDTASSEC